The genomic interval AAGCCCCAAGTGATCCCCGAGGTCCAGAGGCCGTTGGCCAAGTGATAGACGCAAGCCAGGACGCCGACCAGATAAATCGGCGGCCAAATGTAGTTGTTCATCGCCAAAACGAGTGAGCTGCCCGCGTTGTAGGGGCTGAAAACGCCCAGACCCAGCGGAGCGATCGCACTGCGCCAAAACTCCGCGTGGAACCAACCGTGCAGGTGCAGCACGTGGAGGAAAAGGTAGAACAATGCGATGACGCCCGTCCAACGCTGCCACTTGTACCGGCGGTTACTAACGAAACCATACCGCCCGGTATTGGACTTGCCCGTTTTAGCAATCCAAACGCCGATCGCCGCATGAAAAATCAGCGGCAATAGGATCGCAAACCACTCGATCAGCGGCAGCAACATCCCGGGGCTGTGAATCAGAAAGACGGCTCGCTGAAACGTTTCCGAGCCGTTGAGCAAGCTGGCGTTGGTGGTCAAGTGAACCACCATATAAAGCCCCAGCGGGATGATGCCGGTGAGCGAGTGCAAGCGTCGGATTGCGAACTCGTGACGCAAAAAGAACGAAGTCTCGGGGGTGGAATCGGTCACTCGATTGATCTTTGATCTGATTGGGTTCGATC from Stieleria varia carries:
- a CDS encoding succinate dehydrogenase cytochrome b558 subunit produces the protein MTDSTPETSFFLRHEFAIRRLHSLTGIIPLGLYMVVHLTTNASLLNGSETFQRAVFLIHSPGMLLPLIEWFAILLPLIFHAAIGVWIAKTGKSNTGRYGFVSNRRYKWQRWTGVIALFYLFLHVLHLHGWFHAEFWRSAIAPLGLGVFSPYNAGSSLVLAMNNYIWPPIYLVGVLACVYHLANGLWTSGITWGLWISPAAQQRATKVCVAFGLVLAVISVSAWWAAVSPTAADAIEMREVEDRMYDAGVEAGTVPEMPEKRSPRPEPEPAVDVTADAGEPASQS